Proteins from one Parasteatoda tepidariorum isolate YZ-2023 chromosome 4, CAS_Ptep_4.0, whole genome shotgun sequence genomic window:
- the LOC107456770 gene encoding zinc finger protein 862: MPSKNRRKRENDRLLHQKGAKCMKLTTFFGKKDCNRNADAKNLPLDEPIECNRQENSEIQPAIEGGSQLQNEAMECNTQENSTEIQPANEGCSQLQVLEEQFKDNAVLLEQSAIECNRQEESTLLSQLSEQNFDLLPSNESPCTTSCSQLQISLEKTKESSLSTPTEIEILDNEVTIPNKSNSFETEAEKSKKKGKHKMTFDQKWLETFPWLRHSLKDLKDVLHCNLCIKHKKNSDSPWVKDGCISIRLDKIKAHEKSATHMASIVQETNFLTSNNLSSENPESKTFKAVKAGMKTLHFLVENNLPYTTLFEPLIKFCIEELDCSILKPLRKAKNASYTSYASTNEFLNVMASVKEKELLDDINKSPCFSVLADETSDLNNRKHMAMAVSYLKEGEEKTSFVKNTMIPDGKAETIFTEISQVVDDCGGIHKMSAFVSDGASAMVGKNDGVVAKLKRSNAKIIPINCMNHRLALATKDSFEATRRFLKVDEVLTSTYKYYKQSSARTNSLVNAQNLFTKEKGKTIKRVGFTRWLSHNEALNSIRCNYEAILADLENAAVAKGNPNLSGPDPNSLLKIYKQYEFFQAIHFLCDALSVITNLNLHLQRKDSDLSSIEANVQNTLAEIKKLKKRPGGTYCKKLEERARQLKIIAPIGATDGSFEADARVFLDLLHSNVSKRLENLEIITNLGILDLRKVPEGTDLSLYGNTEIMELAEYFEMEEDVLMKEWKNFKDFYVVKSNIPHDALSIQKLTSMMFKQKMIVGDMFPSIGQLMNRACVIPTSNAEVERIFSQIKLVLTDNRNRLKVEQVHKLMILKLGGKCDFTKAVEEWNNLKKRRILL; the protein is encoded by the exons ATGCCATCCAAAAATAGAAGGAAGAGAGAAAACGATCGCCTGCTTCATCAAAAGGGAGCGAAATGCATGAAGTTGactactttttttggaaaaaag gACTGTAATCGGAATGCGGATGCCAAAAATTTGCCCTTGGATGAACCAATCGAATGCAACAGGCAGGAGAACTCTGAAATACAGCCAGCAATTGAAGGAGGCTCCCAACTACAAAATGAAGCAATGGAATGCAATACACAGGAGAACTCAACTGAAATTCAGCCTGCAAATGAAGGATGCTCCCAACTTCAAGTATTGGAGGAACAATTCAAAGATAATGCAGTGCTATTAGAACAGAGTGCCATAGAATGTAACAGACAGGAAGAATCGACTCTTCTTTCCCAGCTATCTGAACAAAATTTCGATCTATTACCTTCAAATGAGAGTCCATGCACAACTTCATGCTCCCAACTTCAAATATCACtggaaaaaacaaaagaaagttCCTTGTCTACCCCAACAGAGATTGAAATCCTGGATAATGAAGTTACTATTCCTAATAAGAGCAATTCATTTGAAACAGAAGCTGAAAAGTCGAAGAAAAAAGGTAAACACAAAATGACTTTTGATCAGAAATGGTTAGAAACTTTTCCTTGGTTGAGACATAGTCTCAAAGACTTGAAAGATGTTTTGCATTGCAATTTATgcattaaacacaaaaaaaattctgattctcCATGGGTGAAAGATGGGTGCATAAGTATACGTCTAGACAAAATAAAAGCCCATGAGAAATCTGCCACCCACATGGCTTCAATAGTTCAAGAAACGaactttttaacttcaaataatttatcaagTGAAAATCCAGAGTCGAAAACATTCAAAGCAGTTAAAGCAGGAATGAAAACATTGCATTTCCTTGTGGAAAATAATTTGCCATACACTACATTATTTGAAcccttaattaaattttgcatcgAGGAATTAGATTGTTCCATTTTAAAGCCTcttagaaaagcaaaaaatgcaAGTTACACCAGTTACGCatcaacaaatgaatttttgaatgtcATGGCTTccgtaaaagaaaaagaacttttagaCGATATTAACAAAAGTCcatgtttttcagttttggCTGATGAAACTTCTGATTTGAATAACCGGAAGCATATGGCCATGGCTGTGAGTTACTTAAAAGAGGGGgaagaaaaaacttcttttgtcAAGAATACTATGATACCTGACGGCAAAGCTGAAACTATTTTCACCGAAATATCTCAGGTGGTTGATGACTGTGGGGGCATACATAAAATGTCTGCATTTGTAAGCGATGGAGCAAGTGCAATGGTTGGCAAAAATGATGGGGTTGTCgcaaaattgaaaagaagtAACGCCAAAATAATACCCATTAATTGTATGAATCATCGATTAGCCCTAGCGACAAAGGACAGTTTTGAAGCAACGAGACGATTCCTAAAGGTCGATGAGGTGTTAACGAGCACATACAAATACTACAAGCAAAGTTCAGCAAGAACCAACAGTTTGGTTAATGCCCAAAATCTTTTTACGAAGGAAAAGGGTAAAACCATAAAAAGAGTTGGCTTCACGAGATGGCTGTCTCATAATGAGGCTCTGAACTCTATACGATGTAATTATGAAGCCATCTTAGCAGATTTGGAAAATGCTGCTGTAGCAAAAGGAAATCCTAATCTCAGTGGTCCAGATCCTAAttcgcttttaaaaatatacaagcaGTATGAATTTTTTCAAGCCATACACTTCTTGTGTGATGCCCTCTCAGTCATTACAAACCTTAACCTCCACCTTCAACGTAAGGATTCTGACTTAAGCTCTATTGAAGCAAATGTGCAAAACACCTTGGCAGagataaagaaactaaaaaagagACCAGGTGGAACCTACTGCAAGAAATTGGAAGAGCGCGCCAGGCAACTGAAAATAATTGCCCCGATAGGAGCCACCGATGGTTCATTCGAAGCTGATGCCCGAGTTTTCCTCGACCTTTTACATTCGAATGTTTCAAAAAGATTGGAAAATCTGGAAATTATCACGAATTTAGGAATTTTGGATCTTCGAAAAGTCCCAGAAGGAACTGATTTATCTCTGTATGGAAATACGGAGATAATGGAACTAGCAGAGTATTTCGAAATGGAAGAAGACGTTTTAATGaaagaatggaaaaatttcaaGGATTTTTATGTTGTTAAAAGTAACATTCCACATGATGCTCTGTCAATACAAAAGCTTACATCCATGATGTTCAAGCAAAAGATGATTGTTGGCGATATGTTTCCATCTATTGGACAGTTAATGAACAGAGCATGTGTGATTCCAACTTCAAATGCAGAagttgaaagaatattttcgCAAATTAAACTTGTGCTCACAGATAACAGAAATCGTTTGAAAGTTGAGCAAGTTCACAAGttgatgattttgaaattagGTGGCAAGTGTGACTTTACAAAGGCCGTTGAAGAGTggaacaatttgaaaaagagACGCAtccttctttaa